The Sphingomonas sinipercae genome contains a region encoding:
- a CDS encoding elongation factor G: MPHGAHANGTRVIALVGPAGAGKTSLAEAMLHAAGATDRLGSTGNGTSVGDSSPEARARGGSTELNLYHFDYLGDRFALIDCPGSIGFTADGARGVAIADMAIVVVDPDSSRAPLAAPALRMLDELGIPHLIFVNRIDQAHGRIRDLLSALQPMSVSPLIARQIPIREGDRVTGFVDVALERAFHYLPGKDSEQIDIPGDVQERETQARTQLLEQLADHDDELLEQLLMDQAPEPERVLKDLARETSESLGVPVLFGSGGSGWGIGRLLKALRHEAPDPQSSARRLGVTDASLYVFKVHNGGTIGRLAYARALGGRIAEGSDLKTADGGTARLGAIFSVQCEKTQKVSEAKPGDIVALAKIENVKSGEWLSSGALPAPVEVDYPARNCAFAIEPADRKDDVKLSGALQKLLEEDPALLLEQHEGSHEMRLKGVNDEHLNTVIARLKRRYGVEVKSHPPTVGYRESIRRTVTQKGRHKKQSGGHGQFGDVVIEVRPLARGEGFRFEEKIHGGAIPKQWIPAVEHGVRDAMRKGPLGFEVVDVAVTLVDGSYHSVDSSELAFRTAGRIAMAEALSAAAPHLLEPVHKLTVVCPSSATSRVTSAVASRRGQMLGMAPRDGWTGWDRVDALLPEAELGGLEAELRSQSQGLASYEADFDHLSELNGTLADKVVQQRTPELA, from the coding sequence ATGCCCCATGGAGCCCACGCCAACGGTACTCGAGTCATCGCGCTGGTCGGACCGGCCGGCGCGGGCAAGACCAGCTTGGCCGAAGCGATGCTTCATGCCGCCGGCGCGACCGACCGTCTGGGCTCCACCGGCAACGGCACCAGCGTTGGCGACAGCAGCCCGGAAGCGCGGGCGCGCGGCGGCTCGACCGAGCTCAACCTTTACCATTTCGACTATCTCGGCGACCGTTTCGCGCTGATCGATTGCCCCGGTTCGATCGGCTTCACGGCTGACGGCGCGCGCGGAGTCGCCATTGCCGACATGGCGATCGTGGTCGTCGACCCGGATTCTTCGCGCGCCCCGCTGGCAGCGCCGGCGCTCAGGATGCTCGACGAGCTGGGCATCCCGCACCTGATTTTCGTCAACCGGATCGACCAGGCGCACGGGCGCATCCGCGACCTCCTCTCCGCGCTTCAGCCAATGAGCGTTTCGCCGCTGATCGCACGCCAGATCCCGATCCGCGAAGGCGACAGGGTGACCGGCTTCGTCGACGTCGCGCTTGAACGCGCCTTCCATTACCTGCCCGGCAAGGACAGCGAGCAGATCGATATTCCCGGCGATGTGCAGGAACGCGAAACGCAGGCGCGCACGCAATTGCTGGAGCAGCTCGCGGACCATGACGACGAACTTCTGGAACAGCTCCTCATGGACCAGGCGCCCGAGCCGGAGCGCGTTCTCAAGGATCTCGCCCGTGAGACGAGCGAGAGCCTCGGCGTGCCCGTCCTGTTCGGCTCCGGCGGCAGCGGCTGGGGCATCGGCCGCCTGTTGAAGGCTCTGCGCCACGAAGCGCCCGATCCGCAAAGCAGCGCCCGACGCCTCGGGGTCACCGACGCCTCGCTCTACGTCTTCAAGGTCCACAATGGCGGCACCATCGGCCGCCTCGCTTACGCCCGCGCGCTCGGCGGGCGGATCGCCGAAGGCTCCGACCTGAAGACTGCGGACGGTGGCACGGCACGGCTCGGCGCCATCTTCTCGGTGCAGTGCGAAAAGACCCAGAAGGTCAGCGAGGCCAAGCCCGGCGACATTGTCGCGCTCGCGAAGATCGAAAACGTGAAAAGCGGCGAGTGGCTGAGCAGCGGCGCGCTGCCGGCGCCGGTTGAGGTCGACTATCCGGCGCGCAATTGCGCCTTCGCCATCGAGCCCGCCGACCGCAAGGACGACGTCAAGCTGTCCGGCGCGTTGCAGAAGCTGCTTGAGGAAGATCCGGCGCTGCTGCTTGAACAGCATGAGGGCAGCCACGAAATGCGCCTGAAGGGCGTCAACGACGAGCATCTCAACACCGTCATTGCGCGCCTGAAACGCCGCTACGGCGTTGAGGTGAAGTCGCATCCCCCGACCGTGGGCTATCGCGAGAGCATCCGCCGGACCGTCACGCAAAAGGGCCGCCACAAGAAGCAGTCGGGCGGCCATGGCCAGTTCGGCGACGTCGTCATTGAAGTCCGCCCGCTCGCACGCGGCGAAGGCTTCCGCTTCGAGGAGAAGATCCACGGCGGCGCAATCCCCAAGCAGTGGATACCAGCGGTCGAGCACGGCGTGCGCGATGCGATGCGCAAAGGCCCACTCGGCTTCGAAGTGGTCGATGTCGCCGTGACCCTGGTCGACGGCAGCTACCACAGCGTCGACAGTTCGGAACTCGCCTTCCGCACCGCCGGCCGGATCGCAATGGCCGAAGCGCTCTCCGCCGCCGCTCCGCACCTGCTGGAGCCGGTGCACAAGCTGACCGTCGTCTGCCCGTCGAGCGCTACCAGCCGCGTGACCTCGGCGGTCGCCAGCCGCCGCGGCCAGATGCTCGGCATGGCGCCGCGCGATGGCTGGACCGGCTGGGACCGGGTCGACGCCTTGCTGCCGGAGGCGGAGCTTGGCGGCCTCGAAGCGGAACTTCGCTCGCAAAGCCAGGGACTTGCCAGCTACGAAGCCGACTTCGACCATCTGTCGGAACTCAACGGCACGCTGGCGGACAAAGTCGTGCAGCAGCGGACGCCAGAGCTGGCATGA
- a CDS encoding histidine phosphotransferase family protein, which translates to MNPIDLASLLCSRLCHDLMSPVGALNNGVELLADEHDPAMRDRCMDLLAESARTSANKLKFFRLAFGAAGGFGEAIDTSEARTAVEGLFGADKRIETGWMVGDAKLSKGATKLLLNLALIAGDALVRGGRLDIGAETGANGLEIVIRAEGPRVVIDSGVKAMLVDGGDDAVEPRSAGAWLAHSLAQEAGGEIQLMEPGDGVLVIGATLPVQGQPTPPAQG; encoded by the coding sequence ATGAACCCCATCGACCTTGCAAGCCTGCTCTGTTCCCGCCTGTGCCACGACCTGATGTCGCCGGTCGGGGCACTCAATAATGGCGTCGAATTGCTTGCTGACGAGCACGACCCGGCGATGCGCGACCGATGCATGGACCTGCTTGCGGAAAGCGCTCGAACCTCCGCCAACAAGCTCAAGTTCTTCCGCCTCGCGTTCGGGGCGGCCGGCGGGTTCGGGGAAGCCATCGACACTTCCGAAGCGCGGACTGCCGTCGAAGGGCTGTTCGGCGCCGACAAGCGGATCGAGACCGGCTGGATGGTCGGCGACGCCAAATTGTCGAAGGGCGCGACCAAGCTTCTGCTCAACCTGGCGCTGATTGCCGGTGACGCGTTGGTGCGCGGCGGTCGACTGGATATCGGCGCCGAGACCGGGGCGAACGGCCTGGAAATCGTCATCCGCGCGGAGGGCCCACGAGTCGTTATCGATAGCGGGGTCAAGGCGATGCTGGTCGATGGCGGCGACGACGCGGTCGAGCCGCGCTCGGCCGGGGCGTGGCTGGCGCATAGCCTGGCCCAGGAGGCCGGCGGCGAGATCCAGCTGATGGAACCGGGCGATGGCGTCCTGGTGATCGGGGCGACGCTGCCCGTGCAGGGGCAACCCACGCCTCCCGCGCAGGGATAA
- a CDS encoding CheR family methyltransferase codes for MNRRWRIETALAGLMRERGIATLDELITILVMGKEPGLSERVVEALLNNETYFFRDRTPFDLLSRHALPQLAQRRQAQRRLRIWSAGCSTGQEIYSLAMLFAENPVPWRGWQIDILGTDVSPAVVDRARSGTYTQFEVQRGLGIQQMIRWFEEANDGWRAVEALRKSVRFQVHNLLEVPPHPGEFDIVLCRNVLLYLTAEKRTLAFERFASAVATDGWLMLGAGETVIGQTTRFGSDVDARGLYRRTDGDAIVEKRAGDRRAAAKA; via the coding sequence ATGAACCGGCGCTGGCGGATCGAGACTGCGCTTGCCGGGCTGATGCGCGAGCGCGGCATCGCGACTCTCGATGAACTGATCACCATTCTCGTCATGGGCAAGGAGCCCGGCCTGTCGGAGCGCGTCGTGGAAGCCTTGTTGAACAACGAAACCTATTTCTTCCGCGACCGCACGCCGTTCGACCTTCTTTCCCGCCACGCGCTGCCGCAGCTTGCCCAGCGCCGGCAGGCCCAGCGCCGGTTGCGGATTTGGTCGGCCGGCTGCTCGACCGGACAGGAAATCTATTCGCTGGCGATGCTGTTCGCCGAAAATCCGGTGCCGTGGCGCGGCTGGCAGATCGACATCCTCGGCACCGACGTGTCGCCGGCCGTGGTCGATCGCGCCCGCAGCGGGACCTACACCCAGTTCGAGGTCCAGCGCGGGCTTGGCATCCAGCAGATGATTCGCTGGTTCGAAGAAGCGAATGACGGTTGGCGCGCGGTCGAAGCCCTGCGCAAGAGCGTCCGCTTCCAGGTGCACAACCTCCTCGAAGTTCCGCCGCACCCGGGTGAGTTCGATATCGTCCTGTGCCGCAACGTGCTGCTTTACCTGACGGCGGAAAAGCGGACGCTGGCGTTCGAACGCTTTGCCTCCGCCGTTGCGACCGACGGATGGCTCATGCTTGGCGCGGGCGAGACGGTGATCGGCCAGACCACGCGGTTCGGCTCGGATGTGGACGCCCGCGGGCTTTACCGCCGCACCGATGGCGATGCGATCGTCGAAAAGCGCGCCGGCGACCGGCGGGCAGCGGCAAAGGCTTGA
- a CDS encoding YihY/virulence factor BrkB family protein, with translation MPPAAWKDIARRTWIRTWQDNVGLVAAGVTYYGFLALVPLLGIIVLLYGLIADASTVVSNVRSLTDVLPPDVAKWIAEQLIAAVQTSEQTKGFSLVAALLVALYGGTNGAGAIITAMNIAYEEKEKRTLLHFYAIAMTMTVVAVVLAIVALGATAAISYFGTGPSDASPMAVFGAKAGAYLAMTVAAAGIAASLYRYGPSRENAKWTWITPGSLFAAGSWLLLTSLFGVYVTQVTDYSATYGSLGTIIALLTWIYLSAYALIFGAELNSEIEHQTAKDSTTGPPVPLGQRGAWAADNVATSDEPDRREAPTMADATPDPPKLEDKG, from the coding sequence ATGCCGCCCGCCGCGTGGAAGGATATCGCCCGGCGAACCTGGATCCGGACGTGGCAGGACAATGTCGGCCTCGTCGCCGCGGGGGTGACCTATTACGGGTTCCTGGCCCTGGTGCCGCTGCTCGGCATCATCGTCCTCCTCTACGGACTGATCGCCGACGCCTCGACGGTGGTCAGCAACGTCCGGTCGCTGACCGACGTGCTGCCGCCCGACGTCGCCAAGTGGATCGCCGAGCAATTGATCGCGGCGGTGCAGACGTCCGAGCAGACCAAGGGCTTCAGCCTCGTCGCGGCGCTGCTGGTCGCGCTTTATGGCGGGACCAACGGCGCGGGCGCGATCATCACCGCGATGAACATCGCTTACGAGGAGAAGGAGAAGCGCACGCTGCTGCACTTCTACGCCATCGCCATGACCATGACCGTGGTGGCGGTGGTGCTGGCGATCGTCGCGCTTGGAGCCACGGCCGCGATTTCCTATTTCGGAACGGGACCGAGCGACGCTTCGCCGATGGCCGTGTTCGGGGCGAAAGCCGGCGCCTACCTGGCGATGACCGTGGCCGCGGCGGGGATCGCGGCGTCATTGTATCGCTACGGGCCGTCCCGAGAAAATGCGAAGTGGACATGGATTACGCCGGGTTCGCTATTCGCGGCGGGGTCATGGCTGCTCCTGACGTCACTGTTCGGCGTCTATGTGACGCAGGTTACCGATTATAGCGCGACGTACGGATCGCTTGGGACGATCATCGCGCTACTGACGTGGATTTACCTGTCCGCTTACGCCCTAATCTTCGGTGCCGAGCTGAACAGCGAAATCGAGCATCAGACCGCGAAGGACAGCACCACCGGGCCGCCGGTACCTTTGGGGCAGCGCGGCGCCTGGGCGGCGGACAATGTCGCTACCAGCGACGAGCCCGACCGCCGCGAAGCGCCGACCATGGCCGATGCGACGCCCGATCCGCCCAAGCTGGAGGACAAAGGCTAA
- the cheB gene encoding chemotaxis-specific protein-glutamate methyltransferase CheB — protein sequence MERALATPRRREDDRTAKRNPIRLMIVDDSIIARAVLGRMIEADGGFEIAAVAGTAEDAIDALATVQVDTVLLDLEMPGAGGLKLIPEILRASNGARVMIVSSLADEGAEHTVAALAHGAADAIPKPGTGRFNGRFSEVLISKLKALGYADDPPPLKQPIRLQGYAPLRASPTDPIGILAIGASTGGIHALASLFQALPPRLGVPILVTQHLPVPFMSVFARQLGIAARREALVASDGMLLTPDRVIIAPGDAHLTIEQCASGHMVKLTRGAVASGCLPSVDPMLASVGAAFGAAALGVVLTGMGRDGVEGAKRLVSCGGSVLAQNEASCAVWGMPRAVIEAGLASAVMPPDQIARRIASRTGDNPCK from the coding sequence ATGGAGCGGGCGCTCGCAACACCGCGGCGCCGAGAGGACGACCGAACCGCCAAGCGCAATCCCATCCGGCTGATGATCGTCGACGATTCGATCATCGCCCGGGCCGTGCTTGGGCGAATGATCGAAGCCGACGGCGGGTTCGAAATCGCCGCGGTCGCCGGGACCGCCGAAGACGCCATCGATGCGCTGGCCACCGTCCAGGTCGATACGGTGCTGCTGGACCTCGAGATGCCGGGCGCCGGCGGTCTTAAATTGATCCCTGAAATCCTGCGCGCGTCCAACGGCGCACGAGTCATGATCGTGTCGTCGCTTGCCGACGAAGGGGCGGAGCATACCGTTGCCGCACTTGCCCATGGCGCCGCCGACGCAATCCCGAAGCCCGGGACCGGCCGCTTCAACGGCCGCTTTTCGGAAGTCCTGATCAGCAAGCTCAAAGCTTTGGGCTACGCCGACGACCCGCCGCCGTTGAAGCAGCCGATCCGGCTGCAGGGCTATGCGCCGCTGCGCGCGTCGCCGACCGACCCGATCGGGATTCTTGCCATCGGCGCCTCGACCGGGGGCATCCACGCGCTTGCAAGCCTGTTCCAGGCACTGCCGCCGAGGCTTGGCGTACCGATCCTGGTCACCCAGCATTTGCCCGTCCCGTTCATGAGCGTGTTCGCGCGCCAGCTTGGCATCGCCGCCCGGCGCGAGGCGCTGGTCGCAAGCGACGGCATGCTGCTGACGCCCGACCGGGTCATCATCGCCCCAGGGGACGCGCACCTCACCATCGAGCAATGTGCCAGCGGTCACATGGTCAAGCTGACTCGCGGCGCGGTCGCCAGCGGCTGCCTGCCCTCGGTCGATCCGATGCTCGCTTCCGTCGGCGCAGCTTTCGGCGCCGCCGCGCTTGGCGTCGTCCTGACCGGAATGGGCCGCGACGGGGTCGAAGGCGCGAAGCGTCTCGTCAGTTGCGGCGGCTCCGTGCTGGCGCAGAACGAAGCCAGCTGCGCGGTGTGGGGAATGCCGCGCGCCGTCATCGAAGCCGGTCTTGCCAGCGCGGTCATGCCGCCGGACCAGATCGCGCGCCGCATTGCCTCGCGTACCGGAGACAATCCTTGCAAGTAA
- a CDS encoding chemotaxis protein CheW, which translates to MNELLLIVTIAGERVALPAAVVESVVELDALIPVPRAAPHVAGLSALRSRVLTVIDCRRSLELGLTDSAAAIREAAVVELDGHHYALLVDLVEDVVEALADPTPVRAAMGPGWERVSTGMVETETGPLLLVDVAALISGAEARAA; encoded by the coding sequence GTGAACGAGCTGCTGCTGATCGTCACCATTGCCGGCGAGCGCGTCGCCTTGCCGGCCGCCGTCGTGGAATCGGTGGTCGAGCTCGACGCCCTCATCCCCGTGCCGCGTGCAGCGCCCCATGTCGCCGGGCTGTCCGCCCTGCGCAGCCGGGTGCTGACGGTGATCGATTGCCGGCGATCGCTCGAGCTTGGCCTGACCGACAGCGCAGCGGCAATTCGCGAAGCGGCCGTGGTCGAGCTGGACGGGCACCATTACGCCTTGCTGGTCGACCTGGTCGAAGACGTGGTGGAGGCGCTGGCCGATCCGACGCCCGTGCGCGCGGCGATGGGCCCGGGCTGGGAGCGGGTTTCGACGGGCATGGTGGAAACGGAGACCGGCCCGCTGCTGCTGGTCGATGTCGCGGCCCTGATTTCCGGAGCCGAAGCACGCGCGGCTTAA
- a CDS encoding RluA family pseudouridine synthase — MAFGMGENSTIDIRLESGHAGWRLDRALADAVPTLSRERLKALIRAGALEPAVRDPATKVRGDEAFQLQVPEPEPAHNEAQDIPLKIEFEDEHLLVLDKDAGLVVHPAAGNADGTLVNALLHHCAGQLSGIGGVARPGIVHRIDKDTSGLLVVAKTDVAHEGLAKQFAAHSIDRRYLAIVSGVPKIAQGTVDAPLARSTTNRKKIAVTTPGRGKRAVTHWKRIELLRDSALVECALETGRTHQVRVHMASIGHPLLGDPVYGGSGKANRDLLKSLNFERQALHAATLGFTHPVTKLRLSFHSGMPADMQELFTALMV; from the coding sequence ATGGCGTTCGGGATGGGGGAAAACAGCACGATCGACATACGCCTGGAGTCCGGTCATGCCGGCTGGCGGCTGGATCGTGCGCTTGCCGACGCCGTGCCCACCCTGTCGCGCGAGCGGCTTAAGGCGCTGATCCGTGCCGGTGCGCTTGAACCGGCCGTTCGGGACCCCGCAACCAAGGTCCGCGGCGACGAGGCGTTCCAGCTCCAGGTCCCGGAACCGGAGCCGGCGCACAACGAAGCGCAGGACATTCCGCTCAAGATCGAATTCGAAGACGAACATTTGCTGGTGCTCGACAAGGACGCTGGCCTCGTCGTGCACCCCGCCGCCGGCAATGCCGACGGGACTTTGGTCAATGCGCTGCTTCACCATTGCGCCGGCCAGCTTTCGGGGATCGGCGGCGTTGCCCGCCCGGGCATCGTCCATCGCATCGACAAGGATACGTCGGGCCTACTGGTCGTCGCCAAGACCGATGTTGCGCACGAGGGGCTGGCGAAGCAGTTCGCCGCCCATTCCATCGACCGGCGCTACCTGGCGATCGTCTCCGGCGTGCCGAAGATCGCGCAGGGAACGGTCGATGCCCCGCTCGCCCGCTCGACCACCAACCGCAAGAAGATTGCGGTGACCACGCCCGGCCGGGGCAAGCGTGCGGTGACGCATTGGAAGCGGATTGAGTTGCTGCGCGATTCGGCACTGGTCGAATGCGCGCTGGAAACCGGCAGGACTCACCAGGTGCGCGTACACATGGCGTCGATCGGCCATCCGCTGCTTGGCGACCCGGTTTACGGTGGTTCCGGCAAGGCCAACCGCGACCTGCTGAAATCGCTGAACTTCGAACGGCAGGCGCTGCACGCGGCGACGCTTGGCTTCACTCATCCGGTGACGAAGCTCCGACTGTCGTTTCACAGCGGCATGCCGGCGGACATGCAGGAACTGTTCACTGCCCTTATGGTATAG
- a CDS encoding chemotaxis protein CheA has translation MDDLIADFVAEAREMLEALGSEIVAWEAAPDDRARLDSIFRFVHTVKGNCGFFDFPRLEALSHAAEDALADVRAGRRQADGPLVSAVLAVIDRIGEMIAAIDDGTDFPAGGDSDLIEALEPGAEGAIVPAATLVAEANGRTSAPRTIRLSVELLDRVMSTVSDMVLARNELARRLRETSTDVSVDGAFERLSSIIAEMRDAITRTRMQRIENLFVALPRMVRDLSAELGKQVLVDVEGGDVELDREMIEMIRDPLTHIVRNAVDHGIENPADRLKAGKREIGILAVSARQSGNQILIDIQDDGRGIDGKRLVEKAVSAGIIDKAQAALLSPREQLALIFEAGLSTAKEVTAISGRGVGMDVVRSNVERIGGIVEVDSTPGQGTRMTLRVPLTLTIIPALTVSIGSQHFAIPRSAIEEIVRANGESVRLDSLGGAGVATIRGRRVPEVALAHILGIESEIPEEERNLVVLRPAGGDVYALAVDKIHDHEELVVKPAAPAVMATGLYAGTTLADDGSPILLFDPAGLAEVGGVRLEAQERTARVAAGPAKNEEQATPVLLFRGLDGSRRALRLAVVDRIEEVPATAIRQAAGQLRVQLGEAILPLAGANGEMPDDKVRVFRLNDGVSEIGYVFREVIDLSAVDNDVIRSDSPGEISGVSLIGGEPAELVDAHWLFARHLGVAARRSGDQPVCCLPASDPWMQNMLRPIVEAAGYRVVDDDEAVEADLVIATDGKPPVASASRKIVLRAEPEGAGDDDDTIYRYDRAGLLMALKAAASVGGNPKRAGRGK, from the coding sequence ATGGACGACCTGATTGCCGATTTCGTCGCCGAAGCGCGGGAAATGCTGGAAGCGCTGGGCAGCGAGATCGTCGCCTGGGAAGCGGCGCCCGACGACCGCGCGCGCCTCGATAGCATCTTCCGGTTTGTTCACACCGTCAAAGGCAATTGCGGCTTCTTCGACTTCCCGCGCCTGGAAGCGCTGAGCCACGCCGCAGAGGATGCGCTGGCGGACGTCAGGGCAGGGCGGCGCCAGGCGGACGGACCGCTGGTCAGCGCCGTACTGGCGGTCATCGACCGCATCGGCGAGATGATCGCGGCGATCGACGACGGGACGGATTTCCCGGCCGGCGGCGACAGCGACCTGATCGAGGCGCTCGAACCGGGAGCCGAGGGCGCGATAGTCCCGGCGGCAACGCTGGTGGCAGAAGCCAACGGCCGCACTTCAGCGCCGCGCACGATCCGGCTTTCGGTGGAATTGCTCGATCGCGTGATGAGCACAGTTTCCGACATGGTGCTGGCCCGCAACGAGCTTGCCCGACGCCTGCGCGAAACGTCCACCGACGTCTCGGTCGACGGAGCGTTCGAGCGGCTGTCGTCGATCATCGCGGAGATGCGCGACGCGATCACCCGCACCCGAATGCAGCGGATCGAGAACTTGTTTGTGGCGCTGCCGCGCATGGTCCGCGACCTGTCGGCGGAGCTTGGCAAGCAAGTGCTGGTCGACGTCGAAGGCGGTGACGTCGAGCTGGACCGCGAAATGATCGAGATGATCCGCGACCCGCTGACCCACATCGTTCGCAACGCGGTCGATCACGGCATCGAAAATCCCGCCGACCGGCTGAAGGCCGGCAAGCGCGAGATCGGCATCCTTGCCGTTTCCGCGCGCCAGTCGGGCAACCAGATCCTGATCGACATCCAGGACGATGGCCGCGGTATCGACGGCAAGCGGCTGGTCGAAAAGGCAGTTTCCGCAGGCATCATCGACAAGGCCCAGGCCGCGCTGCTTTCGCCGCGCGAGCAACTGGCGCTGATTTTCGAAGCAGGCCTGTCGACCGCGAAGGAAGTCACCGCGATTTCCGGCCGCGGTGTCGGGATGGACGTGGTGCGTTCGAACGTCGAACGGATCGGCGGCATCGTCGAAGTCGACAGTACGCCGGGGCAGGGCACGCGGATGACCCTGCGCGTGCCGCTGACGCTGACCATCATCCCGGCGTTGACCGTATCCATCGGTTCGCAGCATTTCGCGATCCCGCGCTCGGCGATCGAGGAGATCGTCCGCGCGAACGGGGAATCGGTCAGGCTCGACAGCCTGGGCGGCGCAGGGGTCGCGACGATCCGCGGACGCCGAGTGCCGGAAGTCGCGCTTGCCCACATTCTGGGCATCGAAAGCGAAATCCCGGAGGAGGAGCGCAACCTGGTGGTGCTTCGGCCTGCCGGCGGCGATGTCTATGCCTTGGCGGTCGACAAGATTCACGATCACGAGGAATTGGTGGTGAAGCCCGCCGCGCCGGCGGTCATGGCGACCGGCCTATACGCCGGCACCACGCTTGCCGACGACGGCAGCCCGATCCTTTTATTCGACCCTGCTGGACTGGCCGAGGTCGGCGGCGTCAGGCTCGAGGCGCAGGAGCGTACGGCGCGCGTTGCCGCCGGCCCTGCCAAGAACGAGGAGCAGGCAACGCCGGTCTTGCTGTTCCGGGGCCTCGACGGATCGCGTCGCGCGCTTCGGCTCGCCGTCGTCGACCGGATCGAAGAAGTGCCCGCGACCGCGATCAGGCAGGCTGCGGGCCAGCTGCGGGTCCAGCTTGGCGAGGCGATCCTCCCGCTCGCCGGCGCCAATGGCGAGATGCCGGACGACAAGGTGCGCGTGTTCCGGCTCAACGACGGCGTCAGCGAGATCGGCTATGTCTTCCGCGAGGTCATCGACCTGTCGGCAGTCGACAACGACGTCATTCGCAGTGACAGCCCGGGCGAGATTTCGGGCGTGAGCCTGATCGGCGGGGAGCCGGCCGAGCTCGTCGATGCCCATTGGCTGTTCGCCAGGCATCTGGGCGTCGCCGCGCGCCGATCGGGCGACCAGCCGGTCTGCTGCCTGCCCGCAAGCGACCCGTGGATGCAAAACATGCTCCGCCCGATTGTCGAAGCCGCCGGCTATCGCGTGGTCGACGATGACGAGGCAGTCGAAGCGGACCTCGTCATTGCCACCGACGGCAAGCCGCCGGTCGCTTCGGCTTCGCGCAAGATCGTCCTTCGCGCGGAGCCCGAAGGTGCCGGCGACGATGACGACACGATTTACCGTTACGACCGTGCCGGACTGCTGATGGCCCTGAAGGCCGCGGCGAGCGTTGGCGGCAATCCGAAGCGCGCCGGGAGGGGCAAGTGA
- a CDS encoding response regulator, with translation MKSCLIVDDSKVIRKVARHILETLEFNVEEAGDGQEALTRCEEKMPDVVLLDWNMPVMSGMEFLRLLRQRGHSDQPKVVFCTTENDMAHIRAALEAGADEYVMKPFDRETLHVKLQLVGVA, from the coding sequence ATGAAGAGCTGTTTGATCGTCGATGATTCCAAGGTGATCCGCAAGGTCGCCCGGCACATCCTCGAAACGTTGGAATTCAACGTCGAAGAGGCCGGTGACGGACAAGAAGCCCTGACTCGCTGCGAAGAGAAGATGCCGGACGTCGTCCTGCTCGACTGGAACATGCCGGTGATGAGCGGGATGGAGTTCTTGCGCCTGCTTCGCCAGCGCGGCCATTCCGACCAGCCCAAGGTCGTCTTTTGCACCACCGAGAACGACATGGCGCACATCCGCGCCGCGCTTGAAGCCGGTGCCGACGAGTATGTGATGAAGCCGTTCGACCGCGAGACGCTGCACGTAAAGCTTCAGCTCGTCGGCGTAGCCTGA
- the rpoH gene encoding RNA polymerase sigma factor RpoH has protein sequence MATRKAGAVSIPASGGEAGLNRYLAEIKKFPILAPEEEFMLAKQWREHGDTEAAAKLVNSHLRLVAKIAMGYRGYGLPVSELISEGNIGLMQGVKKFEPDRGFRLATYAMWWIRASIQEFILRSWSLVKMGTTAAQKKLFFNLRRMKNQINAFEDGDLKPQDVTKIATDLGVTEDEVISMNRRMAMGGDTSLNVSLKGDEGGESQWQDFLVDNGPLQDELIAEDEESRVRHDLLLSAMDSLNDREKNILTERRLSDDPKTLEELSQVYGVSRERIRQIEVRAFEKLQGALIRLATDKKLLAAA, from the coding sequence ATGGCGACGCGAAAGGCTGGGGCAGTATCGATCCCCGCATCGGGCGGAGAGGCTGGCCTCAACCGGTACTTGGCCGAGATCAAGAAATTCCCGATCCTCGCCCCTGAGGAGGAGTTCATGCTCGCCAAGCAATGGCGCGAGCATGGCGATACCGAGGCGGCGGCGAAGCTCGTCAACTCGCACCTGCGCCTCGTCGCCAAGATCGCCATGGGCTACCGCGGCTACGGCCTGCCGGTCAGCGAGCTGATCAGCGAGGGCAATATCGGCCTGATGCAGGGCGTGAAAAAGTTTGAGCCCGACCGCGGTTTCCGCCTCGCCACTTATGCGATGTGGTGGATTCGCGCCTCGATCCAGGAATTCATCCTGCGCAGCTGGTCGCTCGTGAAGATGGGCACCACCGCCGCCCAGAAGAAATTGTTCTTCAACCTTCGCCGGATGAAGAACCAGATCAACGCGTTCGAAGACGGCGACCTGAAGCCGCAGGACGTGACCAAGATCGCCACCGACCTCGGCGTGACCGAGGACGAAGTGATTTCCATGAACCGTCGCATGGCGATGGGCGGCGACACCTCGCTCAACGTCAGCCTGAAGGGCGACGAGGGCGGCGAAAGCCAGTGGCAGGACTTCCTGGTCGACAATGGCCCGCTGCAGGACGAGCTGATCGCCGAGGACGAGGAAAGCCGGGTCCGGCACGACCTCCTGCTGTCGGCGATGGACTCGCTCAACGATCGTGAAAAAAACATCCTGACCGAGCGCCGCCTGTCAGACGATCCCAAGACCCTGGAGGAATTGAGCCAGGTCTATGGCGTCAGCCGCGAACGCATCCGCCAGATCGAGGTGCGCGCGTTCGAAAAGCTGCAGGGCGCGCTGATCCGCCTCGCCACCGACAAAAAGCTACTCGCAGCCGCGTAA